From one Coffea eugenioides isolate CCC68of chromosome 11, Ceug_1.0, whole genome shotgun sequence genomic stretch:
- the LOC113752614 gene encoding protein PHYLLO, chloroplastic-like: protein MEDKSIQMVRLSAVRLRGNFLQSGSEELASDLFCQFSARFSPTLAVANNMYQIDRFNLTSYYENDCPNINTLWASLIIEECVRLGVTYFCIAPGSRSSPLTLAASAHPLTTCVVCIDERSLAFNALGYARGSHRPAVVITTSGTAVSNLLSAVVEASEDFVPLILLTADRPPELLDAGANQAINQVNHFGQFTKHFFGLPVPTDDISSRMVLTTLDSAVYMATTSPYGPVHINCPFREPLGNIQMTWESRGLKGLENWMSTSEPFTTYSQVQHSVSSNQCHGLMAELVKLIQGAKQGLLVLGALHTEDDIWAALLLAKHLNWPVVAGILSGLRLRKYMASFSEIEENIIFLDHLDQMLLSGAVNDWMQADVIIQIGGRLVSKRISKMLEGCFPCSYIMVDKHPKRHDPSHIVTHRIQSTIMEFTVCVTKACIPHDNTRWKAFLRVLNSMAAREISSLIDLEQSLTEPYIAHVALENLRCNSAIFIGNSMAIRDADMYGYNWAKCTHETSEMLSSGFQCHRIQVAGNRGTGGIDGLLSTAVGFGVGCNKHVLCLIGDVSFLYDTNGLSLLRQGVLRKPMIVIVINNQGGAIFSLLPYAKLTDHKILDQFFYTSHDVAIGDLCMAHGMKHAQVQTKKELGEALLTAQQENCDHVIEVKSCIDNTATFHSHLGASISQAIDHSLGVLSKLSQSETTLHGSSSIRISKMEYSLYRIPLRAPPTSSSGNNNSSIFYREGFVISLCLEGGGTGFGEVAPLEIHKENLLEVEEQLRFLIHVIEGRESTYFLSLLNGSISSWIWNCLGISPDSLFPSVRCGLEMAILNAIAASKSSSLIDIFHPRTGELHTKGTAVKICGLIDSIGGPTDMASAASALVEEGFAAIKIKVARRSNPIEDAMVIQEVRRKVGNHVEIRVDANRGWTFSEAAEFANLVKNCNLQYIEEPVKDEDDIVKFCEETNLPVALDETVNNTRANPLEVINNYTHSGIVAVVIKPSMLGGFENAALVAQWAQKQGKMAIVSATFESGLGLSAYTQFSSYLNLQNAEIRRLMKKEPSLCLAHGLGTYKWLKEDLSVKPAEVHFNSNNGFVGASVVDTAQFLQRFQVNQNVIVRTFDEEQVRNYQLPVDFEGVSYSINVLETGKRVGDYVFVFLHGFLGRGEDWMPIMKAFSRSVRCIAIDLPGHARSDVKYQADNGSMKRHSLSVDAIAGMLCKFITNVTSEKVILVGYSMGARIALHMALKYDDKIDGAVIISGSPGLTDPGARKVRRAKDDFRASSLVSHGLEHFLGAWYVEEIWNSLRSHPHFSEIVTDRLQHDDLHTLAKVLSDSSIGRQQPLWEDLKQCNLPLLLIVGEDDAKFKQIAKRMLHKISHSTRMKATPAIVEVPKSGHAAHLENPLHVIYSLRQFLNRVKTLSSLQTQNAVVDSHRDIPRQVSKIM from the exons ATGGAGGATAAAAGTATCCAAATG GTACGTCTAAGTGCTGTTCGATTAAGAGGAAATTTTCTTCAGTCTGGCTCGGAGGAACTGGCTTCTGATTTATTCTG TCAGTTCTCTGCGAGGTTCTCTCCTACACTGGCTGTTGCCAATAACATG TATCAGATTGATCGTTTTAATCTTACAAGCTACTACGAAAATGATTGCCCCAACATTAATACCTTATGGGCTTCACTTATTATTGAAGAATGTGTTCGACTTGGTGTAACG TATTTTTGCATAGCTCCGGGATCGCGATCATCTCCACTTACACTTGCTGCTTCTGCTCATCCACTTACTACTTGTGTCGTGTGCATAGACGAGCGCTCACTTGCCTTTAATGCTCTTGGTTATGCTAGAGGTTCTCATAGACCAGCAGTAGTTATAACAACATCAGGCACGGCTGTTTCAAATCTTCTCTCTGCT GTGGTGGAGGCCAGTGAAGATTTTGTACCACTTATATTACTCACTGCTGACCGTCCCCCAGAGCTACTAGATGCTGGAGCGAACCAAGCAATTAACCAG GTCAATCATTTTGGACAGTTCACGAAGCATTTTTTTGGTCTTCCGGTGCCCACTGATGATATCTCTTCTAGAATGGTCCTCACTACACTTGACTCTGCTGTTTACATGGCAACCACTTCACCCTATGGTCCTGTCCATATCAATTGTCCTTTCAGAGAACCATTAGGGAACATTCAGATGACATGGGAGAGTAGAGGTTTAAAGGGATTAGAAAATTGGATGTCAACTTCAGAACCATTTACAACCTATTCCCAGGTGCAGCATTCTGTTTCATCTAATCAGTGTCATGGACTTATGGCTGAATTGGTCAAGCTAATTCAAGGAGCGAAGCAAGGGCTTTTAGTGCTTGGTGCTCTTCATACAGAGGATGACATATGGGCAGCTCTTCTCCTTGCTAAACACCTGAATTGGCCAGTTGTTGCTGGCATCTTGTCAGGGTTACGCTTAAGAAAATATATGGCTTCCTTTtcagaaattgaagaaaacatTATATTCCTAGATCACCTAGATCAAATGCTTCTCTCAGGTGCAGTCAATGACTGGATGCAAGCTGATGTGATAATTCAG ATTGGTGGTCGGTTAGTTAGCAAACGCATTTCAAAGATGCTTGAAGGTTGCTTTCCTTGCTCCTATATAATGGTTGACAAGCATCCAAAACGTCATGATCCTTCTCACATTGTAACGCACAGGATCCAGAGTACCATCATGGAGTTCACTGTTTGTGTAACAAAAGCTTGTATTCCACATGATAACACCAGATGGAAAGCATTTCTACGAGTTCTCAACTCAATG GCTGCCCGAGAAATCTCGTCTCTGATTGATTTAGAACAGTCTTTGACTGAACCTTATATTGCACATGTAGCATTGGAAAATCTTCGATGTAACTCTGCTATATTTATCGGAAACAGCATGGCAATACGCGATGCAGACATGTATGGGTATAACTGGGCAAAATGTACCCATGAAACTTCAGAGATGCTGAGCTCAGGATTCCAATGTCACCGTATTCAGGTTGCTGGGAATAGAGGAACTGGTGGCATAGACGGGCTGCTTAGCACGGCTGTTGGATTTGGTGTTGGCTGCAACAAACAT GTTCTTTGTCTAATTGGAGATGTTTCTTTTCTGTATGACACAAATGGACTGTCACTACTGAGACAAGG GGTATTGCGGAAGCCAATGATTGTAATTGTAATAAACAATCAGGGTGGTGCAATTTTCAGTCTCCTGCCATATGCAAAGCTGACAGATCACAAAATTCTAGATCAATTTTTCTACACATCTCATGATGTTGCTATTGGGGATCTATGCATGGCACATGG CATGAAGCATGCACAAGTTCAGACAAAGAAGGAATTGGGTGAAGCTTTATTAACAGCCCAGCAAGAAAACTGTGACCACGTCATAGAAGTAAAGAGCTGCATTGATAACACAGCGACCTTTCACAG TCATTTGGGGGCATCCATTTCTCAGGCCATTGATCATTCTTTAGGTGTGCTTTCAAAGCTTTCACAATCAGAAACAACCTTACATGGAAGTTCAAGTATTAGAATCTCTAAAATGGAGTATTCTCTGTACAG GATTCCATTAAGAGCTCCACCAACTTCATCTTCTGGCAATAATAACTCTTCCATATTCTACAGAGAAGGATTTGTCATAAGCTTGTGCCTTGAGGGTGGAGGTACTGGGTTTGGGGAG GTGGCACCCCTTGAAATACACAAAGAAAACCTGCTGGAAGTTGAAGAGCAACTTCGCTTTCTTATTCATGTTATAGAAGGAAGAGAAAGTACTTATTTTCTTTCACTGCTTAATGGGTCTATATCATCTTGGATATGGAATTGCTTGGGAATATCG CCAGATTCCCTATTTCCAAGTGTGAGATGCGGCTTGGAGATGGCTATACTCAATGCTATTGCAGCCAGCAAATCTTCCAGTTTAATAGACATATTCCATCCAAGGACAGGAGAATTACATACAAAGGGGACAGCTGTGAAGATATGTGGCCTCATTGATTCCATTGGAGGTCCCACAGATATGGCTTCTGCTGCATCTGCCCTTGTTGAAGAGGGTTTTGCTGCTATAAAAATAAAG GTGGCACGTAGGAGCAACCCCATCGAGGATGCCATGGTTATACAAGAGGTTAGAAGAAAAGTGGGGAATCATGTTGAAATCCGTGTTGATGCCAACAGAGGTTGGACATTTTCCGAAGCAGCAGAGTTTGCTAATTTGGTGAAAAACTGCAACCTACAGTATATTGAG GAACCTGTTAAGGATGAAGATGATATTGTCAAATTTTGTGAAGAAACTAACTTACCTGTGGCACTTGATGAGACTGTGAACAATACAAGAGCAAATCCCCTGGAGGTCATAAACAATTACACCCACTCTGGAATTGTTGCGGTG GTTATTAAACCAAGCATGCTTGGGGGTTTTGAGAATGCGGCATTGGTTGCTCAATGGGCTCAGAAGCAAGGGAAGATGGCGATTGTTAGTGCTACATTTGAGAGTGGCTTGGGACTGTCCGCCTATACTCAGTTCTCAAGTTATCTCAATCTGCAAAATGCTGAAATACGTAGGTTGATGAAAAAGGAACCATCACTATGCTTAGCTCATGGTCTGGGGACCTACAAATGGCTTAAAGAAGATTTGAGTGTAAAGCCTGCAGAGGTCCATTTCAATTCAAACAATGGATTTGTAGGGGCCTCTGTTGTTGATACTGCTCAATTCCTGCAGAGGTTTCAAGTCAACCAAAATGTCATTGTTCGAACTTTTGATGAAGAACAAGTTCGTAACTACCAGCTACCTGTTGATTTTGAGGGTGTCTCCTATTCCATCAATGTGCTAGAGACGGGAAAAAGAGTTGGA GACTATGTATTCGTCTTTCTTCATGGCTTTCTTGGAAGGGGTGAAGATTGGATGCCCATCATGAAAGCCTTCTCAAGATCAGTAAGATGCATAGCAATTGACCTTCCAGGTCATGCCAGATCTGACGTGAAATATCAGGCTGATAATGGTTCTATGAAGCGGCACAGTTTGTCAGTTGATGCTATTGCTGGTATGTTATGCAAGTTTATTACTAATGTGACCTCTGAAAAGGTTATTCTTGTTGGGTACTCAATGGGAGCAAGGATCGCCTTACACATGGCTTTAAAATATGATGATAAG ATTGATGGAGCTGTTATAATCTCCGGAAGCCCTGGATTGACAGATCCTGGGGCAAGGAAGGTCCGTCGAGCAAAAGATGATTTCAGAGCCAGCTCCCTTGTTTCTCACGGCCTAGAGCACTTTTTAGGTGCCTGGTATGTTGAGGAGATATGGAATAG CTTAAGGAGCCATCCACATTTCAGTGAAATAGTCACTGATCGCTTGCAGCATGATGATTTGCACACTCTTGCTAAAGTACTGTCTGATTCAAGTATTGGGAGACAACA ACCATTGTGGGAAGACCTGAAGCAGTGCAACCTACCACTTCTACTCATTGTTGGAGAGGATGATGCCAAGTTTAAACAAATTGCCAAAAGGATGCTCCATAAAATCAGCCATAGCACCAGGATGAAAGCTACTCCAGCAATAGTCGAAGTTCCAAAATCTGGCCACGCTGCACATCTTGAGAATCCTCTTCATGTAATATATTCTTTAAGGCAGTTCTTGAACAGAGTCAAAACCTTGAGTTCACTTCAAACGCAAAATGCAGTAGTAGATAGTCATCGTGACATTCCCCGTCAGGTTTCAAAGATAATGTAA
- the LOC113754494 gene encoding 1,4-dihydroxy-2-naphthoyl-CoA synthase, peroxisomal-like, with the protein MDQNMNMIVARRMASVANHLMPAHQISPSHPALLGAIAPSNCSSPLDDSYRRTHGEVPSHPPVWKTVSLDESVKEFADIIYEKAAGEGIAKITINRPERRNAFRPQTVKELMRAFNDARDDISVGVIIFTGKGTEAFCSGGDQSFRGKNGYADYDNFGRLNVLDLQVQIRRLPKPVIAMVAGYAVGGGHVLHMVCDLTIAANNAVFGQTGPKVGSFDAGYGASIMSRLIGPKRAREMWYLSKFYTASEAEKMGLVNMVVPLENLEQETVKWCREMLRNSPTAIRLCKSAINAADDGHAGLQALAGDATLMFYGTEEGNEGRSSYLQHKKPDFSKFPRLP; encoded by the exons ATGGACCAAAACATGAACATGATCGTTGCCAGAAGAATGGCCTCTGTAGCCAACCATCTCATGCCTGCTCACCAAATTAGTCCTAGCCATCCTGCCTTGCTTGGTGCTATAGCTCCGTCTAATTGCAGTTCTCCACTGGATGACAGCTACCGCAGGACTCACGGTGAAGTCCCTAGCCATCCACCAGTTTGGAAAACTGTGTCCTTGGATGAATCTGTCAAGGAGTTTGCGGATATTATATACGAAAAAGCTGCTGGAGAGGGTATTGCTAAG ATAACAATCAACCGACCAGAGAGAAGAAATGCTTTCAGACCTCAGACGGTCAAGGAACTCATGCGGGCATTTAATGATGCTAGGGATGATATTTCTGTAGGAGTGATCATCTTCACTGGGAAG GGCACTGAGGCATTTTGCAGTGGTGGTGATCAATCCTTTAGAGGTAAAAATGGCTATGCAGATTATGACAATTTTGGTCGGCTCAATGTTTTGGATTTACAG GTCCAGATTAGACGTCTGCCAAAACCAGTGATTGCAATG GTTGCTGGTTATGCTGTTGGGGGAGGACACGTGCTGCATATGGTCTGTGATCTAACAATTGCAGCCAATAATGCTGTTTTTGGTCAGACGGGTCCAAAG GTTGGAAGCTTTGACGCTGGTTATGGAGCCTCCATAATGTCTCGCTTG ATTGGCCCAAAACGAGCGCGTGAAATGTGGTATCTGTCAAAGTTCTACACAGCTTCAGAAGCAGAGAAAATGGGGCTTGTAAACATGGTCGTCCCA CTGGAGAATTTGGAACAAGAAACAGTCAAATGGTGCAGAGAGATGCTAAGAAACAGTCCAACTGCTATTCGGTTATGCAAATCAGCCATCAATGCGGCTGATGATGGCCATGCTGGACTTCAG GCACTTGCAGGAGATGCAACACTCATGTTTTATGGAACTGAGGAAGGCAATGAGGGGAGATCGTCATATTTGCAGCACAAAAAACCGGATTTCTCGAAATTTCCTAGGCTTCCTTGA